Proteins from a genomic interval of Bradyrhizobium sp. CCGB01:
- a CDS encoding cystathionine gamma-synthase family protein — protein sequence MAKPFPSKTHIGNHMLHPETLMLTYGYDPQLSEGAIKPPVFLTSTFVFKTADDGQDFFDFVAGRREPPEGMGAGLVYSRFNHPNSEIVEDRLAIYERTESCALFSSGMAAIATTILAFVRPGDVILHSQPLYGGTETLLTNTLARLSIGAVGFADGVDEALVRQASEEAVGKGRVSMILIETPANPTNGLVDIAMIRRVAEAIGKTQGHVPIIACDNTLLGPVFQRPIEHGADISLYSLTKYVGGHSDLIAGAALGSKALMKGIKALRGAIGTQLDPHSCWMINRSLETLSLRMEKADANARLVADYLRDHPKVAKVHYLGHHEEASPAGLVFARQCLGAGSTFSFDIAGGKEAAVKFLNALQILKLAVSLGGTESLASLPATMTHSGVPADIRRKIGVLDSTIRLSIGIENPSDLIADLAQALNAA from the coding sequence ATGGCAAAACCGTTCCCGTCGAAGACGCACATCGGCAACCACATGCTGCATCCCGAGACGCTGATGCTGACCTATGGCTATGATCCGCAACTGTCGGAAGGCGCCATCAAGCCTCCGGTGTTCCTGACCTCGACCTTCGTGTTCAAGACCGCGGACGACGGGCAGGACTTTTTCGATTTCGTCGCCGGCCGGCGCGAGCCGCCGGAAGGGATGGGCGCGGGCCTGGTCTATTCGCGCTTCAATCATCCCAACAGCGAAATCGTCGAGGACAGGCTCGCGATCTACGAGCGCACCGAGAGCTGTGCGCTGTTCTCGTCCGGCATGGCGGCCATCGCAACCACGATCCTGGCCTTCGTCCGCCCTGGCGATGTCATTCTGCACTCCCAGCCGCTCTATGGCGGGACGGAAACCCTGCTGACGAACACCCTTGCGCGTCTGTCGATCGGCGCGGTCGGCTTTGCCGACGGCGTCGATGAAGCCCTGGTCAGGCAGGCCTCGGAGGAGGCCGTGGGCAAGGGGCGGGTTTCGATGATTCTGATCGAAACCCCGGCCAACCCGACCAACGGCCTCGTCGATATCGCGATGATCCGCCGTGTCGCCGAGGCCATCGGGAAGACCCAGGGACACGTTCCGATCATCGCCTGCGACAATACGCTGCTCGGACCGGTGTTTCAGCGGCCGATCGAGCATGGCGCGGATATTTCCCTGTACTCGCTCACCAAATATGTCGGCGGTCATTCCGACCTGATCGCGGGCGCCGCGCTCGGCTCGAAGGCGCTGATGAAAGGCATCAAGGCGCTGAGGGGCGCCATCGGCACCCAGCTCGATCCGCATTCCTGCTGGATGATCAACCGGTCGCTCGAGACGCTGAGCCTGCGCATGGAAAAGGCCGATGCGAACGCGCGCCTCGTGGCGGATTATTTGCGCGATCACCCCAAGGTGGCCAAGGTTCACTATCTCGGTCATCACGAGGAGGCTTCGCCGGCCGGACTTGTGTTCGCGCGGCAATGCCTCGGGGCGGGATCCACGTTCTCGTTCGACATCGCCGGTGGCAAGGAAGCGGCCGTGAAATTCCTCAACGCGCTGCAAATCCTCAAGCTGGCGGTGAGCCTCGGTGGAACGGAATCGCTCGCGAGCCTGCCTGCAACGATGACCCATTCCGGCGTTCCCGCCGACATCCGCCGGAAAATCGGCGTCCTCGATTCCACGATCCGGTTGTCGATCGGCATCGAAAACCCGTCGGACCTGATCGCGGACCTCGCGCAGGCGCTGAACGCGGCTTGA
- a CDS encoding cytochrome c, producing MKRVLVVGSVLLLGMGAVWAEQASVKEVQTLMKGNGKNAGAVAAIVKGEKPYDQATVDSALAQFEDTAKKLPNLFPASAKGMKPEGDYSASPKVWEDKAGFDAKIASFAKVVGEAKGKIKDIDSLKANFPAVGKECGGCHETFRVKNS from the coding sequence ATGAAGCGAGTTTTGGTTGTCGGGAGCGTGCTGCTGCTCGGCATGGGCGCCGTCTGGGCGGAGCAGGCCTCCGTCAAGGAAGTTCAGACCCTCATGAAGGGCAACGGCAAGAACGCCGGCGCGGTGGCGGCGATTGTCAAGGGCGAGAAGCCCTACGACCAGGCCACGGTGGACAGCGCGCTGGCCCAGTTCGAGGATACCGCCAAGAAGCTGCCGAACCTGTTTCCGGCCAGCGCCAAGGGCATGAAGCCCGAGGGCGACTACAGCGCCTCGCCGAAGGTCTGGGAAGACAAGGCCGGCTTCGATGCCAAGATCGCAAGCTTCGCCAAGGTCGTCGGCGAGGCCAAGGGCAAGATCAAGGACATCGATTCGCTCAAGGCGAATTTTCCGGCGGTCGGCAAGGAATGCGGCGGCTGCCACGAGACCTTCCGTGTGAAGAACAGCTGA
- a CDS encoding xanthine dehydrogenase family protein molybdopterin-binding subunit, translating into MAAPIKFGVGQSVLRKEDDALIRGKGRYTDDYAPQAALRCLMLRSPHAHAKYTIDASRARTLPGVTLILTADDVGDLGNLPCLFNLETDPFTGPPYPILAKDEVRHVGDSIAFVVAETIDQARDAIEAIDVKWSPLPAVTGVVNAIKKGAPQVWPDKAGNVLFDVSIGDKAATEAAFAKAHAVAEISIVNPRVVASFMETRAAVCEYDAKNDHLTLTIGSQGSHRLRDILCQNVLNIPTDKMRVICPDVGGGFGTKLFPYREYALMAVAARKLKKAVKWAADRTEHFMGDAQGRDNVTTAKMAMAEDGKFLAMDCDLMGDMGAYLSTFGPYIPHGGAGMLPGLYDIQAFHCRVRTIFTHSVPVDAYRGAGRPEAAYVIERLVDACARKLDMTPDAIRRKNFIQPKALPYKTATGKVYDSGDFAAHLKRAMEIGEWKEFGKRAKAAKKNGLIRGIGLASYVEICGVMGEETANVRLDPSGDVTVLIGTQSSGQGHQTAYAQIVAEQFGLPPERVHIRQGDTGEIATGLGTGGSASIPTGGVCVERATGELGKKLREFAAQALEASAGDLEITDGVIRIAGTDRSISFADLAKRPGADPSKLNGSATFASADGTYPNGTHLAEVEIDPATGIIKIVNYVIVDDFGKTLNPLLLAGQVHGGAMQGIGQALMEQVVYGAGDGQLITATFMDYALPRAADGPAFVFETANVPCKTNPLGVKGAGEAGAIGSCPAVVNAIVDGLWREYKIDHIDMPATPERVWIAINEHHRRHSL; encoded by the coding sequence ATGGCGGCTCCCATCAAGTTCGGCGTTGGCCAAAGCGTGCTGCGCAAGGAGGATGACGCGCTCATCCGCGGCAAGGGCCGCTATACCGACGATTACGCGCCGCAGGCCGCTTTGCGCTGCCTGATGCTGCGTTCGCCGCATGCGCATGCCAAATACACCATCGATGCCAGCCGCGCCCGTACGCTGCCCGGCGTTACGCTGATCCTGACCGCCGACGATGTTGGCGATCTCGGCAATCTGCCCTGCCTGTTCAATCTCGAGACCGATCCGTTCACCGGCCCGCCTTACCCGATCCTCGCCAAGGACGAGGTGCGCCATGTCGGTGATTCCATCGCCTTCGTGGTCGCCGAGACCATCGACCAGGCCCGCGACGCGATCGAGGCGATCGACGTCAAGTGGAGTCCGCTGCCGGCTGTGACCGGCGTCGTCAACGCCATCAAGAAGGGCGCGCCGCAGGTCTGGCCCGACAAGGCCGGCAACGTGCTGTTCGACGTCTCGATCGGCGACAAGGCTGCGACCGAAGCCGCCTTTGCGAAGGCGCATGCGGTGGCCGAAATCTCCATCGTCAATCCGCGCGTGGTCGCGAGCTTCATGGAGACGCGCGCCGCGGTCTGCGAATACGATGCCAAGAACGATCATTTGACTCTGACGATCGGCAGCCAGGGCAGCCACCGGCTGCGCGACATCCTCTGCCAGAACGTGCTGAACATCCCGACCGACAAGATGCGGGTGATCTGCCCCGACGTCGGCGGCGGCTTTGGCACGAAGCTGTTTCCGTACCGCGAATACGCCTTGATGGCAGTCGCCGCGCGAAAACTGAAGAAGGCGGTGAAATGGGCGGCCGATCGCACCGAGCATTTCATGGGCGATGCGCAGGGCCGCGACAACGTCACCACCGCCAAGATGGCGATGGCCGAGGACGGCAAATTCCTCGCCATGGATTGCGACCTGATGGGCGACATGGGCGCCTATCTGTCGACCTTCGGGCCCTACATTCCGCATGGCGGCGCCGGCATGCTGCCGGGTCTCTACGACATCCAGGCCTTCCACTGCCGGGTGCGCACCATCTTCACCCACAGCGTGCCGGTTGATGCCTATCGTGGTGCGGGACGGCCCGAAGCGGCGTATGTGATCGAACGCCTCGTCGACGCCTGCGCGCGAAAGCTCGACATGACGCCGGATGCCATCCGCCGCAAGAATTTCATCCAGCCGAAGGCGCTGCCGTACAAGACGGCCACGGGCAAGGTCTACGATTCCGGCGACTTCGCCGCGCATCTGAAGCGCGCGATGGAGATCGGCGAGTGGAAGGAATTTGGGAAGCGCGCCAAGGCGGCCAAGAAGAACGGCCTGATCCGCGGCATCGGCCTTGCGAGCTATGTCGAGATTTGCGGCGTGATGGGTGAGGAGACGGCCAACGTCCGCCTCGATCCCAGTGGCGACGTCACCGTCCTGATCGGCACGCAATCGAGCGGGCAGGGTCATCAGACCGCGTATGCGCAGATCGTCGCCGAACAGTTCGGCCTGCCGCCGGAGCGTGTGCATATCCGCCAGGGCGACACCGGCGAGATCGCGACGGGCCTCGGCACCGGTGGCTCGGCCTCGATTCCCACGGGCGGCGTCTGCGTCGAGCGGGCTACGGGCGAGCTGGGCAAGAAGCTGAGGGAGTTCGCAGCCCAGGCGCTGGAAGCGAGCGCGGGCGACCTCGAGATCACCGACGGTGTGATCCGGATCGCCGGCACCGACCGCTCGATCTCATTCGCAGACCTCGCCAAGCGGCCCGGCGCCGATCCGTCGAAGCTGAACGGCAGCGCGACCTTCGCCAGCGCCGACGGCACCTATCCCAACGGCACGCATCTGGCGGAAGTCGAGATCGACCCGGCGACCGGCATCATCAAGATCGTCAACTACGTGATCGTCGACGATTTCGGCAAGACGCTCAATCCGCTGCTTCTGGCGGGCCAGGTGCATGGCGGCGCCATGCAGGGCATCGGCCAGGCGCTGATGGAGCAGGTGGTCTATGGCGCAGGCGACGGCCAGCTCATCACGGCGACCTTCATGGACTATGCGCTGCCGCGCGCGGCTGATGGTCCGGCCTTCGTGTTCGAGACCGCCAATGTTCCCTGCAAGACCAATCCGCTGGGCGTGAAGGGGGCGGGCGAGGCCGGCGCGATCGGCTCCTGTCCGGCCGTCGTCAACGCCATCGTCGACGGGCTCTGGCGCGAATACAAGATCGACCACATCGACATGCCGGCCACACCGGAGCGGGTGTGGATCGCCATCAACGAGCACCATCGCCGTCACAGCCTGTGA
- a CDS encoding GNAT family N-acetyltransferase, with amino-acid sequence MTSHSAIAPSEVEIRRLIVDDLDIFREIRAEALQTHPQTFGSPEEEEGGDAMVAAYRHWLSGTILGAFGCGNLIGIAGFYVSADKRSQHRGHIFTVYVKEKGRGNGVGDRLIKELLARAEARVEQVHLAVVSTATAAIKTYKRNGFEIYGTDPCVVRIGEAMYDNYLMIKRFSR; translated from the coding sequence ATGACGTCACATTCGGCCATCGCACCGTCGGAGGTGGAAATCCGACGATTGATTGTCGACGATCTGGATATCTTTCGCGAGATTCGCGCGGAGGCACTTCAGACGCACCCGCAAACGTTTGGATCGCCCGAAGAGGAGGAAGGCGGCGACGCCATGGTAGCGGCTTATCGCCATTGGCTCAGCGGCACTATCCTTGGTGCATTTGGATGCGGGAACTTGATCGGCATCGCGGGCTTTTATGTCTCAGCAGACAAGCGATCACAGCACCGAGGCCACATCTTCACGGTCTACGTAAAGGAAAAAGGTCGAGGTAACGGTGTCGGGGATCGGCTCATCAAAGAGCTTCTTGCCCGTGCCGAGGCACGTGTCGAACAGGTGCATCTTGCCGTGGTGTCGACAGCGACCGCTGCAATCAAGACCTACAAGCGCAACGGGTTCGAGATCTACGGCACCGATCCTTGTGTCGTTCGCATAGGTGAGGCCATGTATGACAATTACCTTATGATAAAGAGATTCAGCCGTTAA
- a CDS encoding DUF1127 domain-containing protein produces MPPQQTNITSETERDAAGLRFDLSIVLSSLKRSWRAFQARRPRSRVTLQDLSDRELLDVGLTRGEIDYITPERAIDRLRDSAMQIWGRGVM; encoded by the coding sequence ATGCCACCACAACAAACGAACATCACATCCGAGACGGAGCGCGATGCCGCAGGGCTTCGCTTCGACCTCTCCATCGTCTTGAGTTCGCTCAAGCGATCCTGGCGTGCGTTTCAGGCGCGGCGCCCGCGCTCGCGGGTCACCTTGCAGGACCTCAGTGACAGGGAGCTGTTGGATGTCGGCCTGACGCGCGGCGAGATCGACTACATCACGCCTGAACGAGCTATCGACAGGCTTAGGGATAGCGCGATGCAGATATGGGGCCGAGGTGTGATGTGA
- the murJ gene encoding murein biosynthesis integral membrane protein MurJ translates to MLGRIFTVGGYTLLSRLTGFARDIMLAAILGAGPVADAFFVALRLPNHFRAIFAEGAFNAAWVPAYAHVHGERGEGAAKLFADRIFTLLLASQIVLLIVAWLFMPQAMSILAPGFSEDAEQRKLAIELTRITFPYLLLITLVTLYGGMLNVMQRFASAAAASIFLNVAMMMTLALAAWFPTAGHAAAWGVLISGFLQYFLLAGDLARHGGLPRFAPLKLDEDVRGFFKALGPATLGSMGTQVAMFADTIIATFLPAGALSALYYADRLYQLPIGVIGIAIGTVLLPEMSRRLTANDHDGAMKAQRRAFDYTLLFSIPFVAAFITVPDAIMRALFAHGAFSKADAAAAGATLAAYAIALIPAVLIRSAVATFYARKDTATPVRASLTGIAVNVALKFALMGTLAQIGLALATAVGIWTNLLLVLFFAVRRGFFVLDRAWLVSLAKFLLSGIIVAAALWLIARFGGAYLASTRFHDELTLLLLAVGGTIVYALAILVLFGRRWLVSLVRG, encoded by the coding sequence ATGCTCGGACGCATCTTCACGGTCGGTGGTTACACGCTGCTCTCGCGGCTGACGGGATTTGCCCGCGACATCATGCTCGCGGCGATCCTCGGCGCCGGCCCCGTGGCCGACGCCTTTTTTGTGGCGCTGCGGCTGCCCAACCATTTCCGCGCGATCTTCGCGGAAGGCGCCTTCAACGCCGCCTGGGTGCCGGCCTATGCGCATGTCCATGGCGAGCGCGGGGAGGGGGCGGCAAAACTGTTCGCCGACCGTATCTTCACGCTGCTGCTGGCCTCGCAAATCGTGCTGCTGATCGTCGCCTGGCTGTTCATGCCGCAAGCCATGAGCATTCTTGCGCCGGGCTTTTCCGAGGATGCCGAGCAGCGCAAGCTCGCGATCGAACTGACCCGGATCACGTTTCCCTATCTGTTGCTGATCACGCTGGTGACGCTCTACGGCGGCATGCTCAACGTGATGCAGCGCTTTGCGAGCGCAGCCGCCGCGTCGATCTTCCTCAACGTCGCGATGATGATGACGCTGGCGCTCGCCGCCTGGTTTCCGACCGCGGGCCATGCCGCGGCATGGGGCGTGCTGATCTCGGGCTTCCTGCAATATTTCCTGCTCGCGGGCGACCTCGCGCGCCATGGCGGCCTGCCGCGCTTTGCGCCGCTGAAGCTCGACGAAGACGTCCGCGGCTTCTTCAAGGCGTTGGGCCCCGCGACGCTGGGCTCGATGGGCACGCAGGTGGCGATGTTCGCCGATACCATCATCGCGACGTTCCTGCCCGCCGGCGCGTTGTCGGCGCTCTATTACGCGGACCGGTTGTATCAGCTGCCGATCGGCGTGATCGGCATTGCGATCGGCACCGTGCTGCTGCCGGAGATGTCGCGCCGGTTGACGGCCAACGATCATGACGGTGCGATGAAGGCGCAGCGCCGCGCCTTCGATTACACGCTGCTGTTTTCGATACCGTTCGTGGCCGCCTTCATCACCGTGCCCGATGCGATCATGCGGGCTCTGTTTGCTCACGGTGCTTTCTCCAAGGCGGATGCGGCTGCCGCTGGGGCAACACTGGCGGCCTATGCGATTGCCCTGATTCCGGCCGTGCTGATCCGCAGTGCGGTCGCCACCTTCTATGCGCGCAAGGATACAGCGACGCCGGTCCGCGCTTCGCTGACGGGCATTGCCGTCAACGTCGCGCTGAAGTTCGCATTGATGGGAACGCTTGCGCAGATCGGCCTTGCGCTTGCGACCGCCGTCGGCATCTGGACCAATCTGCTGCTGGTGCTGTTCTTCGCCGTGCGGCGGGGGTTTTTCGTGCTGGACCGCGCCTGGCTGGTGTCGCTCGCCAAATTCCTGCTGAGCGGCATCATCGTCGCTGCCGCCCTCTGGCTGATCGCGCGCTTCGGCGGCGCCTATCTGGCCTCGACGCGCTTCCACGACGAATTGACGCTGCTCCTGCTGGCCGTCGGGGGCACGATCGTCTACGCGCTCGCGATCCTCGTGCTGTTCGGCCGCCGCTGGCTGGTTTCGCTGGTGCGCGGCTAA
- a CDS encoding DegT/DnrJ/EryC1/StrS aminotransferase family protein, with amino-acid sequence MNQHLRSEPIPFIDVASQRRRLGDALDAAVKRVLDHCQFVNGPEVAELEKQLAAYSGAKHVIGCASGTDAILMVMMAKNVGPGDAVFCPSFTFIATASPVARTGATPVYVDVDETTFNMSPESLKRGIATARKAGLKPVAVIPVDLFGQPADHDAIAEIAKAEGLFVLDDAAQGFGASYKGRKLGTFGLATATSFFPAKPLGCFGDGGAIFTDDDELAATLRSIRVHGQGVDKYDNVRLGLTGRIDTMQAAILIEKLKIFDDEIAARNKVAERYARGLSNVVAVPRLAPGNTSVWAQYTIRLPQGTDRDGFAAALKAQGVPTAIYYGKSMHQQTAYKQYPVAEGGLPACESLSQDVISLPMHAYLTEADQERIIAAVRGALAA; translated from the coding sequence ATGAACCAGCATCTGCGTTCCGAACCCATCCCCTTCATCGACGTCGCCTCACAGCGCCGCCGGCTCGGCGACGCGCTCGATGCCGCCGTCAAGCGCGTGCTCGACCATTGCCAGTTCGTCAACGGCCCTGAAGTCGCCGAGCTCGAGAAGCAGCTTGCGGCCTATAGCGGCGCCAAGCATGTGATCGGTTGCGCCAGCGGCACCGACGCGATCCTGATGGTGATGATGGCGAAGAATGTCGGGCCCGGCGATGCCGTGTTCTGTCCGTCCTTCACCTTCATCGCGACCGCTTCGCCGGTGGCGCGGACCGGCGCGACGCCGGTCTATGTGGATGTGGATGAGACCACCTTCAACATGAGCCCTGAGTCGCTGAAGCGCGGCATCGCGACCGCTCGCAAGGCCGGCCTGAAGCCCGTTGCAGTGATTCCGGTTGATTTGTTCGGCCAGCCCGCCGATCACGATGCCATCGCCGAGATCGCGAAGGCCGAAGGCCTGTTCGTGCTCGATGACGCAGCCCAGGGCTTTGGCGCGAGCTACAAGGGCCGTAAGCTCGGCACCTTCGGGCTCGCCACTGCGACCAGCTTCTTCCCCGCAAAGCCGCTCGGCTGTTTTGGTGACGGTGGTGCGATCTTCACCGATGACGACGAACTCGCGGCAACGCTGCGCAGCATCCGCGTGCACGGGCAGGGTGTCGACAAATACGACAACGTCCGCCTCGGCCTGACCGGCCGGATCGACACCATGCAGGCCGCGATCCTGATCGAGAAGCTGAAGATCTTTGACGACGAGATCGCCGCCCGGAACAAGGTTGCCGAACGCTACGCGCGCGGCCTGAGCAACGTGGTCGCCGTGCCGCGTCTGGCGCCGGGCAATACCTCGGTCTGGGCGCAGTACACGATTCGCCTGCCTCAAGGTACCGACCGCGACGGTTTCGCTGCCGCGCTAAAAGCCCAGGGCGTGCCGACCGCGATCTATTACGGCAAGTCGATGCACCAGCAGACCGCCTACAAGCAGTATCCGGTCGCCGAGGGCGGGTTGCCGGCCTGCGAGAGCCTGTCGCAGGACGTCATCAGCCTGCCGATGCACGCCTACCTGACCGAAGCCGATCAGGAGCGAATCATCGCCGCCGTGCGCGGCGCGCTTGCGGCCTGA
- a CDS encoding Gfo/Idh/MocA family protein: MSSKGSAPAKAGLRVGVIGAGVMGSNHARVLSGLPGVSLVGIVDPSPTHRTRTTELASCRGFETLDQLFAEGVDAVTIAAPTHLHHEVALACIAKNIHVLVEKPIASTVEEGREIVAAAQKAGVTLMIGHVERFNPAVAAVKQAIAGEDILSIAITRVGPFPPRMSNVGVVIDLAVHDIDLIRWFTESDIVEVQPQLSSAVAEREDIALLQFRTANGVLAHINTNWLTPFKARSVTVATRGKYVMGDLLTRQVTECFGFQPDGSYSMRHLPVGHDEPLRAELIAFLKAVRDGETPAVTGDEGVASLEIATQCLETPSRPAAKAPARTGPRRVAG, from the coding sequence ATGAGTTCCAAAGGCTCTGCACCGGCAAAGGCCGGCTTGCGCGTCGGCGTCATTGGCGCGGGCGTGATGGGCAGCAACCATGCGCGCGTGCTCAGCGGGCTTCCCGGCGTCAGCCTGGTCGGCATCGTCGATCCTTCGCCGACGCACCGCACGCGCACCACCGAGCTTGCCAGCTGCCGGGGCTTCGAGACCCTCGACCAGCTCTTCGCCGAAGGCGTCGATGCCGTCACCATCGCGGCGCCGACCCATCTGCATCACGAGGTCGCGCTCGCCTGCATCGCCAAGAACATCCACGTGCTGGTCGAGAAGCCGATCGCCTCCACGGTCGAAGAGGGCCGCGAGATCGTCGCGGCCGCGCAGAAGGCCGGCGTGACGCTGATGATCGGCCACGTCGAGCGCTTCAATCCCGCCGTCGCCGCCGTCAAGCAGGCGATCGCGGGCGAGGATATCCTCTCCATCGCGATCACCCGCGTCGGTCCGTTCCCGCCGCGCATGTCCAATGTCGGCGTCGTCATCGACCTCGCCGTGCACGACATCGATTTGATCCGCTGGTTCACCGAATCCGACATCGTCGAGGTGCAACCGCAGCTGTCGAGCGCGGTCGCCGAGCGCGAGGACATCGCGCTGCTGCAGTTCCGCACCGCCAATGGCGTGCTCGCGCACATCAACACCAACTGGCTGACGCCGTTCAAGGCGCGCAGCGTCACGGTCGCGACCCGCGGCAAATACGTGATGGGCGATCTGTTGACGCGCCAGGTCACCGAATGCTTCGGCTTCCAGCCGGACGGCAGCTATTCGATGCGGCATCTGCCGGTCGGCCACGACGAGCCGCTCCGCGCCGAGCTGATCGCGTTCCTCAAGGCCGTGCGCGACGGCGAGACGCCGGCGGTCACGGGCGACGAAGGCGTCGCGAGCCTCGAGATCGCGACGCAGTGCCTGGAAACGCCGTCGCGGCCCGCGGCCAAGGCACCCGCCCGCACAGGCCCGCGCCGCGTCGCCGGCTGA